A window of the Sphaerobacter thermophilus DSM 20745 genome harbors these coding sequences:
- a CDS encoding Ldh family oxidoreductase: MGEPNVRVDAAVLQQFTADVLVGFGLSRDEAAITAEVLIASDIRGIDSHGVPRLGYYAERLRKGLINLTPNFRVITETPATIAFDADNGMGHPAAYRAMRRCIEKARETGLCMATVRHSNHFGIAGYYAMMALEEGLCGVAMTNATPLVIPTFAREPYLSTAPIAVAIPAGRERPIVVDLATSTVAWGKIEIARREEKPIPWGWALDAEGNITTDPFAAVALTPLGATRELGSHKGYALALVVEVLCGQLAGAAWSRYVAGSRTVPPRPANIGHAFMAWRIDAFRPEEEFLAEIDQMLAELRAAEPVEGQPRVYVPGDPEDLAEADRRANGIPVHPKVLAELRALGDEVGVPAPF; the protein is encoded by the coding sequence ATGGGCGAGCCGAACGTGCGAGTCGACGCCGCGGTGCTGCAGCAGTTCACGGCCGATGTGCTGGTCGGATTCGGGCTGAGCCGTGACGAGGCGGCCATCACCGCCGAGGTGCTGATCGCGTCCGACATCCGCGGCATCGACTCGCATGGCGTCCCCCGCCTCGGCTACTACGCCGAGCGGCTGCGGAAGGGTTTGATCAACCTCACGCCGAACTTCCGGGTCATCACCGAGACCCCGGCCACCATCGCCTTCGACGCCGACAACGGCATGGGCCACCCGGCCGCCTACCGCGCCATGCGCCGCTGCATCGAGAAGGCGCGCGAGACCGGCCTCTGCATGGCCACGGTACGCCACAGCAACCACTTCGGCATCGCCGGGTACTACGCCATGATGGCGCTGGAGGAGGGGCTGTGCGGCGTGGCGATGACCAACGCCACCCCGCTCGTGATCCCCACCTTCGCCCGCGAGCCGTACCTGAGCACGGCGCCGATCGCGGTGGCCATCCCCGCCGGTCGTGAGCGGCCGATCGTCGTCGACCTGGCGACCAGCACCGTCGCCTGGGGCAAGATCGAGATCGCCCGGCGAGAGGAGAAGCCGATCCCGTGGGGCTGGGCCCTCGACGCCGAGGGGAACATCACCACCGACCCCTTCGCGGCCGTGGCGCTGACCCCGCTCGGCGCCACGCGGGAGCTGGGCAGCCACAAGGGGTACGCGCTGGCCCTCGTAGTCGAGGTGCTTTGCGGGCAACTGGCCGGCGCGGCCTGGAGCCGCTACGTCGCCGGGTCGCGCACCGTGCCGCCCCGGCCGGCGAACATCGGCCACGCCTTCATGGCCTGGCGCATCGACGCCTTCCGCCCGGAGGAGGAGTTCCTGGCCGAGATCGACCAGATGCTGGCCGAGTTGCGCGCGGCCGAGCCGGTCGAGGGCCAGCCACGCGTCTACGTCCCCGGCGACCCGGAGGACCTGGCCGAGGCCGACCGCCGCGCCAACGGCATCCCGGTGCACCCAAAGGTGCTGGCCGAGCTGCGCGCCCTCGGCGACGAGGTC
- a CDS encoding universal stress protein, translating into MIGTVIVPLDGSELAEEALPFAAAIAERSGAPLHLMRVIAPDEPASAEEEARTYLRGKARSYGDRVQISIRIGDAAEQIVDGAEEMIDPVIVMTTRGRSGIGRWIYGSVAERVVRGAGVPVLLIRSGMAQPEGGTFRRIMVPLDGSAYAEAALSYAVQIARAFDAELSLVRVAETTQIYAMLTPPAQTPPAVESLNEVVAQLIADANAYLAKVGERLQGEGLRVRTQTLEGIAAEQLLAYEQEEDIDLVVMATHGRSGFSRLVFGSVAERVLKLGKTPVMMVKPKGAIAESGDAGN; encoded by the coding sequence ATGATCGGAACGGTGATCGTCCCACTGGATGGGTCGGAGTTAGCGGAAGAAGCGCTGCCCTTCGCAGCGGCTATCGCCGAGCGCTCCGGTGCCCCGCTCCACTTGATGCGTGTCATCGCGCCCGACGAGCCCGCGTCGGCGGAGGAGGAGGCGCGCACCTACCTGCGCGGCAAGGCCCGTAGCTATGGCGACCGCGTGCAGATCTCGATCCGCATCGGCGACGCGGCCGAGCAGATCGTCGACGGCGCCGAGGAGATGATCGACCCGGTCATCGTCATGACCACGCGCGGCCGCAGCGGGATCGGCCGCTGGATCTACGGCAGCGTGGCCGAGCGGGTGGTGCGTGGGGCCGGCGTTCCGGTGCTCCTGATCCGCTCCGGGATGGCACAGCCCGAGGGCGGCACTTTCCGCCGGATCATGGTGCCCCTTGACGGCTCCGCCTACGCGGAGGCCGCGCTCTCCTACGCCGTGCAGATCGCGCGCGCGTTCGACGCGGAGCTGTCGCTGGTGCGTGTGGCCGAGACGACCCAGATCTACGCGATGCTGACGCCGCCGGCCCAGACCCCGCCCGCCGTCGAATCCCTGAACGAGGTCGTCGCCCAGCTCATCGCCGACGCCAACGCATATCTGGCCAAGGTGGGCGAGCGGCTCCAGGGCGAGGGGCTGCGCGTGCGTACCCAGACGCTGGAGGGGATCGCGGCCGAACAGCTCCTAGCCTATGAGCAGGAGGAGGACATCGATCTGGTCGTGATGGCGACGCACGGCCGCAGCGGCTTCAGCCGGCTTGTCTTCGGCAGCGTGGCCGAGCGGGTGCTGAAGCTGGGCAAGACGCCGGTCATGATGGTGAAGCCCAAGGGGGCGATCGCCGAGTCGGGCGACGCGGGCAACTAA